The Comamonas testosteroni genome contains the following window.
CTTGCTCGAGCCCTGGCAACGGGAGATCGTGCGCATCGTGCGCAAGATCGCCCAGTATTTCTATCCGCAGCGCCAGACTCAGGTGATGAATGAGGGCTGGGCCACCTTCTGGCATTACACATTGCTCAACACTCTTTATGATGAGGGCTGGCTGACCGATGGCGTGATGCTGGAGTGGCTTTCATCGCATACCAATGTGATCTACCAGCCGCCCGCCGGCCACCGGGCCTTCAGCGGCATCAATCCTTATGCGCTGGGCTTTGCCATGTACCGTGATATTCGGCGGATCTGCGAAAAGCCGACGGAGGAAGATCGCCGCTGGTTTCCCGACATGGCCGGTACGCCATGGCTGCCGGCTCTGCACCACGCCATGCGCAATTACAAGGACGAGAGCTTTGTCGGCCAGTTCCTGAGCCCGCACCTGATACGCGACATGCGTTTGTTCTCTCTGCATGATGACCCTGAGGAACGTGATGTTCTGGTCAGTGCCATTCACGACGAAGATGGCTACCGCACGCTGCGCCAGTTGCTGTCTCAGCAATACGACCTGGGGACGCGCGAGCCCAATATCCAGGCCTGGAGTGTGAATCTGCGTGGCGACCGCAGTCTTACTCTGCGGCATACCCAGTACCAGGGCAGGCCGCTGGCAGAAGATGCACAGGAGGTACTCAAGCATGTGGCTCGCCTGTGGGGGTTCGGCGTGCATCTGGAAAGCGTCAACGGAGATGGCGAGACACCGGTTTTGCTGCACTCGGTGCCTGCACCCTCGCATTGAGAAATCTCAGGTGGTAATTGCTTTAAGTCATTGCATGTAAAGCGCTATATGCAATCAAATTAAAAGCAAAAAGCGCTGCTACTGCAGCGCTTTTTCTGGGGCAGAACGTCAAGTGTGGCCGATGGCCGGTTCTGTCCGGCCCGGGGCCACAGCAGGTGTCTGTACCCGCCGCACCCTTCGCAGCACGACCGCCATCCCCTGTCTAGGAAGGCTGCGCCAGCGCTTCGAAAGGCTTGGCGAATCAGAACGCAGGAACCACAGCGCCCTTGTACTTTTCCTGGATGAATTTCTTGGTGTCTGCAGAGTGCAGAGCGCTCATCAGCTTGGCAATGTCGGCACCGTTGGCGCGATCCTTGCGGGCCACCACGATATTGGTGTAGGGCGAGTCGGCACCTTCGATGAACAGGGCATCCTTGGTGGGGTTGAGCTTGGCTTCGATTGCGTAGTTGGTGTTGATCAGAGCCAGGTCGACATCAGCCAGGGCGCGGGGCAGCAAAGGCGCTTCCAGTTCCTTGAACTTCAGCTTCTTGGGGTTCTTGACGACGTCCAGAGCAGTGGGTGTCAGGCTCTTGGGGTCCTTGAGCTCGATCAGGCCATGCTTGGCCAGCAGAATCAGTGCACGGCCGCCATTGGAGGGGTCGTTGGGAATGGCCACGGTAGCGCCATTCTTCAGATCCTTGATGTTCTTGATCTTGCTGGAGTAGGCGCCGAAGGGCTCCACATGAACCTTGCCGTTGGGTACGGCCACCAGCGAGGTCTTGCGGTCCTTGTTGTAGCTGTCCAGATAGGGCTGGTGCTGGAAGAAGTTGGCATCCAGCTGCTTGTCTTCCACCGCTGCATTGGGCTGCACGTAGTCGCTGAACTCCTTGATTTCCAGATCGATACCCTGAGCCTTCAGCGCGGGCTTGATGTGATTGAGGATTTCGGCGTGAGGAACGGCCGTGGCGCCCACCTTGAGCACGTCAGCAGCCTGGACCGACAGCGCCAGAGTGGCAATAGCGATAGCAGAGAGAGCTTTCTTCAACATTGGTTCTGACCTTTTTCAGCAAGTTGCAATAAATTCCGGGCCTCATCTGGACCGCAGTGAACTAAGGTGCATAGTCTAGTGCCGTGTATCAACGTCTGCAGGACATTTTTCTTATTTGGTTATAAGAGCGTCGTTTTTTATACAAAATTTCATTCCGATTGACTGTCATGAATGCCGAAATGCTGGAGCGCCTGGTGCGCGTGCCTATGCCTTATGGCAAGTACAAGGGCCGTTTGATTGCCGATCTGCCCGGTAACTACCTCAACTGGTTTGCCCGCGAGGGCTTTCCCAAAGGAGAGATCGGTCAGTTGCTGGCTTTGATGCAGGAGCTTGATCACAACGGACTCAGTGGCTTGCTGGAGCCCATTCGCAAGGCTGCAGGGCTGCCGCCAAGAGCACAGGAATAGGCCGCAGAGAGGGCCTCTGCAGTGATGGCGCCAGGAGGCTGAATACCCTGCTTTGGCCCCGAAGGCGTTGTCAATCCTCGGTTCTGGACATGTACGGATGCAGCTGGTCACAGGGGCGGCCTCAAGCCTCGGATTCTTGCGAGAGGCCCGAATGCTGAACAATGCGTCCCTTGCCTGCATGTTTGGCTGAGTACATGGCCTCGTCCGCACTCTGCATCAGGTTGGCCGAGGAACTACCTGCGGTGCTGATGGAAATACCGATGCTGCTGCCGACTTGCACCATCACTCCACCATCCAGCGCAATGGGCTGGCGCACGGCCTCCATGCAGCGCTTCATGACAGACATGGCCTCACCGGAAGTTCGCAAGCCGGATAGCAGTACCACGAACTCATCGCCGCCCAGGCGGGCAACGCAGTCGCCGGCACGAGCCTGGGCCGTCAGGCGGGCAGCCACCACACGTAAAACCTCGTCGCCTGCGTCGTGACCCTGGGTGTCGTTGACCTGTTTGAAACCATCCAGGTCCATGAAGCACACGGCAAGCATCTGGCCGTCGGCCAGTTCCTGGTTCAGCGTTTCCTCAAGTGCTCGGCGGTTCGCCAGACCCGTCAGAGCGTCGTGGTTGGCAAGGTGGTTGGCGGCTTGTTCACCTCGCTTGAGGGCGTCGATGTCCACCAGAATCCATAGCGACTCTTCGGCATTCAGCAGTGTGCCGGATGCATCCACCCACAAAAGCTTGCCCTCGGCATTCTGCACCTGGAACTGCGCGTGAAATTTGCCCCGAGCCAGCAAGGAGGCATAGGCTTTTTCGCCGATACGCCTGTAGGAGGCTTCGTCAGGGTAAAGCATGCGCGTGGATGCGCCTTGCAGTGCAGCTGCTGGCTGCTTGAGCAGACGACGCATGGCGGGGTTGGTCCAGACGATCTTGCGCTCGCGCAGGCGAGCCATGCCGATCAGGTCATTGTTGATGACCAGCTCCTGCTCTTTGCGAATGCGGCGTTCACGCTGCTGCAGTCGGTACAGGGCGACCGAACCCAAAGCAATCAGGGCAATGCACAAGCCGGCTAGACCCCATGCACGCCAGGCGGAGGCGCGCCACATGGCCATATAGGCCTCCGTACCCAGCCCGGTAAACACCGTCAGAGGATATCCGGGCAGCCGATGGTAGGCCGTGATGCGCTCCACGCCATCGATCAGGGTCGGTGTGATGTACCAGCCTTCCTCGCTGTTGCGGCTGATGGCCTGGTGATATTCAGACGAGACAGCGGCCTTGCCGATACCCGCGTCGGCATCCTGGCTTGCAGCTGGATAGCGTGCGACCAGCAGTGCCTGATCGGTGCGCAATGCCATGGCGCTGCTGGTGCCGAACGACTGGCGCTGGAATAGCTGGTGAAAATGTTCGGCCGCGACTATGGCATAGACGATGCCCTGGAACTGGCCGCCCTCGGCCTGAAGACGTCTTGCCAGCACGATAGACCATTTTCCGAAGGAGTGGCTGATCAAAGGCTGGGACACCACCATTCGGTCCGTTTCGCGGGCTTGAGCGAAATAGGCGCGCTCTGCCACTGAAAACGGCACATCAATTTCGCTGGGAGTGATGAGTACCTCGCCAGCACTGTCTGTGATGCGCAGGGCGGTGACAAAAGGAATCAGGGCACGCTGCTCCTGAAGCATTTCGTACAAGGCAAAGTTGGCAGCGGAAAGGCCGTCAAGGCTGCGCGTGCGGTAACGACTGGCAATCGATGACAGAGCGTTGTCTACCTGTCGCACCTCGGCAGCCATCTCCAAGCTCAGGCTGCGTGCCTGGTGCCTGGTTACGGCTACTCCCAGGTCCATGTCCGCGCGGTAATTGGCATGAACGCCAAGCCACGTGGCAAAGCACAGCAAGGCCGCTACCAGCAGGTTGCCGAGCACGATGCGATGCAAAAGCTTGTGAGAGCGAAAGCTAGTCATCTTGATTCTTGAGGTTCTTGAATACCAACCTGGATAGGAAACAGCTCGGTTCCCGACATTTGCATCAATCAGCTGCCGAGTAAAGCGTCGCAGAGCTCAACAGCGCAATGGTCTTGCAATCATCCAACAGGTGCCGGGAGGTTGATGCGAGCAGGCGCCAGAGAGGGTGTGCCGCGTGCGTGAATGGTCAGTAGTGGAGTTCCAGCCATCGATGTATTCCTGGTGAGTGATTGTGCAGGGCCGGGACCTTCCACCATGCTTGTCGCGGGCACAAGGCGATGCGGTCGGCAGAAGATGGAGCCGAAGCATATGCGGAAATAGTGAAGGCATTGAGAAACCAGAAATGAGAATTGATATCATTTAAGGTCTGTTTGAGATTTACCCCCATTGCACCATGTCCGTTGTCGAAACAGCCTCCCATCGTGAAGTCGCCGCGCTCTACACAGATCATCACGGTTGGTTGCAAGGCTGGTTGCGCCGAAAGGTGGGCAATGCCTTTGATGCAGCAGATCTGACGCAAGACACTTTTGTCCGAATCCTGGGCGTGCGTGAGCCGCCGCGCATAGAGTCGCCGCGCGCTTATCTGACCACAGTGGCCAAAGGGGTACTGGTCAACTGGTGTCGGCGGCAGGCGCTGGAGCGTGCCTATCTGGAGGCTCTGGCCCTGTTGCCCGAACCTGAAGCGCCGTCGCCTGAGCACCGGGCCCTGGTGCTGGAGGCCCTGCATGAGATAGATGCCATGCTTGATGCCTTGCCGCCGCTGGTACGACGCACTTTTTTGCTTTCACAGCTGGAGGATATGAAGTACGACGATATCGCCTTGCAGCTGGGCGTGTCGCTGACCAGCGTCAAGCGTTACATGGCCCAGGCTTTCAGGCAGTGTCTGGCGTTGATGGAATGACTGCAATGGATGCACGTTTGCTGGACGAAGCTGCGGACTGGCTGGTCCGTCTGAACGATGAAGGCCTGACGGCTGCCGAACGCATCGCCTTCGAGCGCTGGCGCCAGGCCAGTCCCGCCCATGAAGGCGCCTGGATGCGGGCCGAGCGGCTGATGGACAAGCTGGGCGGGTTGCCGCCGGCGCTGGCCATGCCGGCGCTGGGCCGATCGCAGCGGCGCAGCCGACGGGCCGCTGTGGCCAGGCTGGCGGTTTTGCTGGCCGCCGTGCCTGGTGGCTGGATGAGCTGGCGTGTGGCACAGCAGCAGGGGTGGGCAGCTGATCTGCGTACTGTCACGGGCGAGCAGCGCCGCGTGACATTGGCCGATGGCAGTCGTTTGCTGCTGGATACAGGAACGGCCGTCGATATCCGGTTTGATGCTCATCAGCGCCTGATACATCTGCACCGGGGCTCGATCCTGCTGGAAACTGCTGCCGATCCCAGTGGCGTGGATCGGCCGTTGCTGGTGGCGACGGCCGTAGGGCGCCTGAGGGCGCTGGGCACACGCTTTTCGGTGCAGCAAAACAGCGAGGGCAAATTCGTGGATCTGGCCGTAACCGAGGGTGCGGTCGAAGTCACATTACTCGGAGCCTCCCGGCCCGCGCTGGTGGTGCCCGCGGGCAGCTGGGCGAGGTTGACTGCGCTGGGCACAGGGGAGCTGCAGACGGTACGACCGCAGCAACTGGCCTGGGCGCACGGCATGCTGGTGGCGGACGCCATGCCCATGGCAGAAGTCTGCACTCAGTTGTCGCGTTACCGGCCCGGCCTGCTGCACTGTACCCCGGAGGCTGTGTCCATCAAGGTGTCGGGCGCGTATCCCTTGGCCGATACCGACCGGGCCTTGGCCATGCTGGCCGAAACCTATGCCGTGACGGTGCATCGGCGTTGGCAGGGTTACTGGGTCACGGTGGCGGCCAGCTGAGTTCACAAGCAAGGCACCTTAAAAAATGCACGAAGGTGAGACTTTCTTGAAAGTTGTTTGGCAAGCAAGGTGAACCACTGATTTTTGCTTCCAAAGGACTGTCTTTCATGCCTGCTTCCATGGCCTCCCGTTCCTTATCGAATCCTGTATTCAGCCCCGTTGCGCGCGCCGCGCAGCTTGCCTTGCTGGGCTGGGCGCTGGCGGCGACCACCGTGCAGGCTGCCGAGCCGCCCGCAGCCGGGCAGGCTCAGGCTTACCGGATAGAGGCAGGGCCGCTGGGCCGGGTGTTGTCCGAGGTGGCAGCTACGGCCGGCATGGCGCTGTCGTTCGATCCTGCGCTCACACAAGGTCGGCAAAGCCCGGTGCTTTCCGGCAGCTATACGCCGCGCGAGGCACTGCAGCGCCTGCTGGCTGGCAGTGGGCTGGAGCTGGTGTCGCGTCCCGGCGGCAGCTACACCCTGCAAAGGCAGACCGTGGCGCCCGTCTCGAGTGAGGAGGGCAGCGTCCTGTCCGAAGTGCGCGTCACGGCTCAGGCCGAGCGCAGCGGCACCACGGAAGGCACGGGCAGTTACACCCAGACCGGTCCCAGCCGCACGGCCACGGGTCTGGGCTTGACACTGCGCGAGACGCCCCAGTCGGTAAGCGTGATGACACGCCAGCGGATGGATGACTTCAAGCTGGAGACGCTGGCCGATGTGCTGGAGCAGACGCCCGGCATAGGCGTCTATCGACAGAACAACGCGACGGACTTTCAGGCCCGCGGCTCGGAGGTGAATCTCCAGGTCGACGGCATGTCCCAGCTCAGCAATGGCTGGTACTTTGTCACCAGCACCATGTATGCGCTGGACGATATGGCGGAAATGGACCGCGTCGAGGTTCTCAAAGGCTCGTCGGGACTGGTTGTCGGCAAGGGCGGCTATGGCGCCACAGTCAACCTGATCCGCAAGCGTCCCACACGCGAGTTCCAGGCCAGCGTGCGCGCCAATGCCGGCAGCTGGGATACCTATCGAGCGCAGGCCGATATAGGCGGCTCGCTCAACGAGGCGGGGACGCTGCGTGGTCGTGTGGTGGCCTCCATGACGGATGCGGGCAGCTTTCGCGACAACGAAAAGAGCAACAGCAAGATGCTGTTCGGCACGCTGGAGGCCGACCTCACCCCCGATACCCTGCTGAACCTGGGCATCACGCTGCGCCAGCGCGAGGCACGCGGCTTCGGCACGACCCGACCCATACAGCGCTACACCGCAGCGGGTGCCGAAGTGGGGCTGATGCCGCGTTCGTTCAACAACGGTGCACCCTGGTCGGGCTATGAACAGGAAAGCACCGAGCTGTTCGGCAGCGTGGAGCAGCGTCTGGCCCATGACTGGACGGCAAGTCTGAAGTTCTTCCATCAGAGCGTGAAGATGGACGACATGATGCTGGGCTACCTCTGGAACAGCACAACCGCTGCCTATCTGCCATGGCAGGACGTGGAAAACCGCAACTGGTCGGTCAATCTCGATGTCAAAGGTCCTTTCACCCTGCTGGGCCGCACACACGAGTTGCTGGCCGGCGTGGGCATGTCGCGCTACCACAGCGGCCTGCTCTACGGCAGCTCGAAGAATGTCCCGCTGGCCAATCTGGGCCTGAGCTATGCCCAGGGCGGCGGTGCGCTGGCCCAGCCCGACTTCGGCAACTGGAACTACGACCGGCATGTCTTCAATCAGCGCCAGCGCTATGCCTATGCTGCAGGGCGCTTCCGTCTCGCAGATCCGCTGCAGCTGATTGCGGGCATGCGCGTGACGCAGTACCGTCAGCATGATGTGACGCCAACCTGGTGGAATTACGATATGCGCGAAACCGTCACCACGCCCTATGCGGGCCTGGTCTATGAAGTGCATCCCCAGGTCTCGCTGTACGGCAGCTACGCGACCATCTTCAAGCCGCAAAGCGCCCAGGACGAGCAGGGGCGTACCCTAGATCCCGAGCAAGGCAAGACCTATGAGGTCGGGGCCAAGGGCGAGTTCTTCGACAAGCGGCTCAACGCCAGCATCGCTCACTTCTGGATGAAGACCGATAACTCGGCCGAGGAGACAGGCGGTTTCACCCCTGGCGGCGACATGGCCTACCGTGCCGTCAGCGGTGCCACGCGGCGCGGCTGGGAGCTGGAACTGTCGGGTGAGCTGGCGCGCGGCTGGCAGGTACAGGGCAGCCTGGTGCAGCAAAACAGCTCGCTGACCAGCTCCAGCCAGTATCCCAAATACCAGCTCAAGCTCGGCAGCACCTACCGCTTCGAGGGTGGATCACTGCGCGGCCTGACGCTGGGCGCGGCCACTCGCTGGCAAAGCAAGACCTCGACCAGCGACAGCCGCAACACTCTGGCGCAGCAGTCCTATGCAGTGCTGGATCTGATGGCCCGCTACCAAGTCGACAAGCATCTGTCGCTGAGCCTGAATGTGAACAATCTGCTGGACAAGAAATACTTTGCCGGCGTCAGCAGCCTGGGTGGCCTGTACTACACCTGGGGTGCGCCGCGCAGCGTGAACGTGGGCATGCGCTACGACTTCTGAGTGCAGACAGTGCTCCAGCCCTGGGGGCCCCCGGTGCAGTCGGCCTGAGAGCAGCGGCGCTCCAGGCTGGCGATCTCTGCTGCCGCTGCCATGGTTCAGCCAAGGCTCCGTGCGGGCTGGCGGTGTCAAGCCTGCGCCGCCGCAGGCCCTGCCGCTGGAACCGGCCTGTGCCACGGGGCGGGGCGGATGACCCTTTTTGCTTTTTCGTTTGTCATACATAGAGACAGGCCCTGCGGCCTGCTTCGCCCCGGGTTGTCCGGGGCATCCATCTCTCTCCTTATGTCATGACCCCCTTCTTTCCAAGCTTCACGGGCAGCAGCGTCCTATCCCGACTGCTGGCCGCCGTCCTGGGCGGCTACCTGCTGGCCAGTGCCCTGGCCGTATTCCTTGCCACAGTCTTGCCTGCATCGCGTGCCGAGGCCGTGCTCACTGGCATGCTGTGGAGTTTTGCGCTGCACGTGCTGGCCGTGATCTGGGCCTTCTCGCCGGTGTCGCCCGGCCGCGTCTGGCTGGGCCTGCTGCTGCCGGCTGTCGTCATGGCAGCGGCATCGGCGTGGCTGGCAGGGGGAGGCTGAGCATGGACGAGCAGAAAAAAACATCTGGCGCTGGGCAGGGCGGCTTTCGCCAGGCCCAGGCCTGGTTGCATACTTGGTGCGGTCTTTGGTTTTCCTGGCTGCTGTTCGCGGTGTTCCTGACGGGCACGCTGGCAGTCTTTGCGGAGCCTATTTCGCACTGGATGACGCCCGAGCACCATGCCAAGGAGGCCGAACATGCGCAGGCGGCAGTCGCCGGCAAGCAAGGGGGCGACCTCGCGCAGCGGCTGGCATGGGGCTTGGCCTATATGGAAAAACACCATCCGGGGGCCGAGATGTGGGAGCTGTGGCCCTCGGATGCCCAGGGAGCCGGCGACCTGCGTGTGTACTGGTTCGATGAAAAGCACCAGTACGCCTCGGCCCAGCTGGATTCCGCTACCGGCCAGCCGCTGGGCAAGGACCCAGCTCATGGCGTTGTGCGCGCCACCCAGGGCGGCCACCATTTCGTGGATTTTCACTATCGGCTGCATGCGGGGCAGGCGGGACTCTGGGTGGTCGGCTTTGCCGGCGTGGCCATGCTGGTGGCGCTGCTCAGCGGCATCATCACGCACCGGCGTATCTTCAAGGACTTCTTCACCTTTCGTGCTCACAAAGGTCAGCGCAGCTGGCTGGATGCCCACAATGCGGTGGCCGTGCTGACGCTGCCGTTCCAGATCATGATTGCCTACACGGGGATTGCCATCTCCGGTTCGACCTTGATGCCGGCCGGCATTGCGGCCTACTTCGGTACGGGTAGCCAGGGGCTGCGCTCCTATGTGGTGGCACTCAACGAGTCGGACAGGCCTGAGCGTTCGGGCCGGGCCATGGCTGTTCCGGATCTGGAGCCGTTTGCCCGGCTCGGCCAGGAGCTGATGGGCCAGCCTGTACGGGCCGTGGTCGTGGACAACCCCGGTGACGCGGCGGCACGCATCGGTGTCTATGGCTGGAACAGCGACGAGGAAATGCAGCAGCGTCTGAGCCCCACGACCGGCATGGTGATGTTCTCGGCGGCAACCGCAGAAGTGCTGAAGCTGCGCCAGCCTGGCGATGTGGACGGTGCTGGCGCCTCCATGACCAAGACGGTGATGGGCAGTTTGCATCAGGTGGAGTTCGGTGGACAGCCGCTCAAGTGGCTGTATTTCCTGTGCGGGCTGGCAGGCAGCACCATGATGGCAACCGGGGCCATTCTGTTCGTGGTCAAGCGTCGTGGCAGGCATCTGGGCAGGCAGGCTGGCGAGTTCGGCAGCGCCACGGCGCGCGTGTACCGGCTCGTCGAAGGACTCAATGTGGCGGCCATCGCCGGTCTGAGTCTGGGCTGCATCGGCTATCTGTGGGCCAACCGCCTGGTTCCCGTCGGGCTGTCCCACAGAGCGAATTGGGAGCTGGCGGTGTTCTTCGGGCTCTGGAGTCTGGCGCTGCTGCATGCTCTGGTGCGTGCGCCCGCAGCGGCATGGCGGGAGCAGCTGGGCCTGCTGGCCGCTTTGTGCCTGCTGCTGCCGCTGCTGAACTGGATTACGGTCGGTGACAGCCTGCCGGCCCAGGTTTCTCGCGGTGACTGGGAGAGCGCGGGTGTGGAGCTGGGCGCCATGGCTATGGGATTGCTTGCAGCCTGGGCCTGGCGCTATCTGCGGCGCCGCAGCGTCCGTTCGGAAAGCCCGGTTTCAAAGGGCAAGATAGAGGTGGGAGCATGAATGTCTTGCAAGCATCGTGGCTGGCGTTTGCGCTGAGCTTTGCGGGCATGGCGGCGCTAGCGTTTGCCATGGAGCGCCATCATGAACAGCTCACGGGAGACATGGAGATTTCTCGGGCTCGATCGCGGCTGTTGCGCTGTGCGGGAGTATTGCTGCTGGCGGTTGCCGTCATGCCCTGTCTGCGCGCCTGGGGCTTCTCCGTGGGATTCGTGGCCTGGCTGGGCTGGCTGTCGATAGGAGCGCTGCTCGCCGTTGCCCTGATCAGCGCCGCCGCCCGTGGGGCCGCTGCCGCTGGTTGCATTCTTTCAGTGGTGGCTCTGGCTTGGGTCTTTAGCGTGTGACGGGATCTGGCGGAGCATCATCGCCAGTTGCGGTCGGCACAGACCGTGGTACAGGTGTCTGCCGGGGCGCTTTACGCTGGACGTGTGCATGTCGTTCTGACTTCTCGCGCAGCCAGGAATGGTCGCAGATGAGGGCCATCTGAATGTCGAGCGGATGAGTTGGCCGGCGGCTTTCGATTTTGCAGTCTGGCGCAAGGCAAGTCATGGAGTAGGGTCTGGCATTGCGCAACGCCTCAGATGCACAAAAGGGATGCGATTCGCACCCCTTCCTTCTTAAATGAGGCCGGGAGATCTGAATTCCTGGCCGGCCTGTATTGATGCCCGGTTGCGGGCTGATGATTACTTGGCGGCTGCGCGTGCTGCTTCCGCCTTGGCCTTGGCCTCGTCCAGCTTCTTTTGCAGAGCGGCGGCTTCCGCTTCGGCCTTCTTGGCCTCTTCTTCCTTGGCCTTCTTGGCTTCTGCTTCCTTGTCGCCGCCACCCATGGCGCCTGCAATGGCATTGCCAGCCATGGTGCCGGCCACGGCACCAACGGCGGCGCCCGCCATGGTGCCCATCATGCCGGATCCACGAGCTGCAGGAGCCGCTGCTGCAGCGGGAGCGGCCGCAGGAGCTGCCGCTGCGGCGGGGGCTGCGGGTGTGGCAGGTGTAGCAGCCTTGGGTGCGGCGGCGGCAGGAGTCACGGGTGCGGGCTGTGCGGGCGCCTTGCTGCCGATGCTGGCAGGGCGGACAGACTTGCTGCTGCCCATGCGCTTGGCCTGAGCCAGGGAGGGCACGGTCAGCGATGCGATGGCGATGGCAATCACGGAGGCAGCAGCACGGTACGAAGTCTTCACGAAATGGTTTCCAGTCATGGTTGTCATAGATGGCTGCCTGCTTCTCAAGGATGCAGGCAGCCAGCATGCCTTGCGACGCCTGTCGCATCAGGTTTGCTTGCTATGGTATTTAAAGTCAATGGGTGGATTTTCAAGGTGCTGAACTGAAACTGTCCGTAAAAGGACAGGGCTCGGACCCTGGCGGCCGGATGTTGTGTGATGTATGAGGCCGCACGCTATTGTAGGAACAGTCTGCATGCGCAAAAGTTCCAGCAGTC
Protein-coding sequences here:
- a CDS encoding MetQ/NlpA family ABC transporter substrate-binding protein yields the protein MLKKALSAIAIATLALSVQAADVLKVGATAVPHAEILNHIKPALKAQGIDLEIKEFSDYVQPNAAVEDKQLDANFFQHQPYLDSYNKDRKTSLVAVPNGKVHVEPFGAYSSKIKNIKDLKNGATVAIPNDPSNGGRALILLAKHGLIELKDPKSLTPTALDVVKNPKKLKFKELEAPLLPRALADVDLALINTNYAIEAKLNPTKDALFIEGADSPYTNIVVARKDRANGADIAKLMSALHSADTKKFIQEKYKGAVVPAF
- a CDS encoding TonB-dependent siderophore receptor translates to MPASMASRSLSNPVFSPVARAAQLALLGWALAATTVQAAEPPAAGQAQAYRIEAGPLGRVLSEVAATAGMALSFDPALTQGRQSPVLSGSYTPREALQRLLAGSGLELVSRPGGSYTLQRQTVAPVSSEEGSVLSEVRVTAQAERSGTTEGTGSYTQTGPSRTATGLGLTLRETPQSVSVMTRQRMDDFKLETLADVLEQTPGIGVYRQNNATDFQARGSEVNLQVDGMSQLSNGWYFVTSTMYALDDMAEMDRVEVLKGSSGLVVGKGGYGATVNLIRKRPTREFQASVRANAGSWDTYRAQADIGGSLNEAGTLRGRVVASMTDAGSFRDNEKSNSKMLFGTLEADLTPDTLLNLGITLRQREARGFGTTRPIQRYTAAGAEVGLMPRSFNNGAPWSGYEQESTELFGSVEQRLAHDWTASLKFFHQSVKMDDMMLGYLWNSTTAAYLPWQDVENRNWSVNLDVKGPFTLLGRTHELLAGVGMSRYHSGLLYGSSKNVPLANLGLSYAQGGGALAQPDFGNWNYDRHVFNQRQRYAYAAGRFRLADPLQLIAGMRVTQYRQHDVTPTWWNYDMRETVTTPYAGLVYEVHPQVSLYGSYATIFKPQSAQDEQGRTLDPEQGKTYEVGAKGEFFDKRLNASIAHFWMKTDNSAEETGGFTPGGDMAYRAVSGATRRGWELELSGELARGWQVQGSLVQQNSSLTSSSQYPKYQLKLGSTYRFEGGSLRGLTLGAATRWQSKTSTSDSRNTLAQQSYAVLDLMARYQVDKHLSLSLNVNNLLDKKYFAGVSSLGGLYYTWGAPRSVNVGMRYDF
- a CDS encoding FecR domain-containing protein; its protein translation is MDARLLDEAADWLVRLNDEGLTAAERIAFERWRQASPAHEGAWMRAERLMDKLGGLPPALAMPALGRSQRRSRRAAVARLAVLLAAVPGGWMSWRVAQQQGWAADLRTVTGEQRRVTLADGSRLLLDTGTAVDIRFDAHQRLIHLHRGSILLETAADPSGVDRPLLVATAVGRLRALGTRFSVQQNSEGKFVDLAVTEGAVEVTLLGASRPALVVPAGSWARLTALGTGELQTVRPQQLAWAHGMLVADAMPMAEVCTQLSRYRPGLLHCTPEAVSIKVSGAYPLADTDRALAMLAETYAVTVHRRWQGYWVTVAAS
- a CDS encoding DUF3649 domain-containing protein, translating into MTPFFPSFTGSSVLSRLLAAVLGGYLLASALAVFLATVLPASRAEAVLTGMLWSFALHVLAVIWAFSPVSPGRVWLGLLLPAVVMAAASAWLAGGG
- a CDS encoding DUF3325 domain-containing protein, coding for MNVLQASWLAFALSFAGMAALAFAMERHHEQLTGDMEISRARSRLLRCAGVLLLAVAVMPCLRAWGFSVGFVAWLGWLSIGALLAVALISAAARGAAAAGCILSVVALAWVFSV
- a CDS encoding PepSY-associated TM helix domain-containing protein — translated: MDEQKKTSGAGQGGFRQAQAWLHTWCGLWFSWLLFAVFLTGTLAVFAEPISHWMTPEHHAKEAEHAQAAVAGKQGGDLAQRLAWGLAYMEKHHPGAEMWELWPSDAQGAGDLRVYWFDEKHQYASAQLDSATGQPLGKDPAHGVVRATQGGHHFVDFHYRLHAGQAGLWVVGFAGVAMLVALLSGIITHRRIFKDFFTFRAHKGQRSWLDAHNAVAVLTLPFQIMIAYTGIAISGSTLMPAGIAAYFGTGSQGLRSYVVALNESDRPERSGRAMAVPDLEPFARLGQELMGQPVRAVVVDNPGDAAARIGVYGWNSDEEMQQRLSPTTGMVMFSAATAEVLKLRQPGDVDGAGASMTKTVMGSLHQVEFGGQPLKWLYFLCGLAGSTMMATGAILFVVKRRGRHLGRQAGEFGSATARVYRLVEGLNVAAIAGLSLGCIGYLWANRLVPVGLSHRANWELAVFFGLWSLALLHALVRAPAAAWREQLGLLAALCLLLPLLNWITVGDSLPAQVSRGDWESAGVELGAMAMGLLAAWAWRYLRRRSVRSESPVSKGKIEVGA
- a CDS encoding sensor domain-containing diguanylate cyclase, which gives rise to MTSFRSHKLLHRIVLGNLLVAALLCFATWLGVHANYRADMDLGVAVTRHQARSLSLEMAAEVRQVDNALSSIASRYRTRSLDGLSAANFALYEMLQEQRALIPFVTALRITDSAGEVLITPSEIDVPFSVAERAYFAQARETDRMVVSQPLISHSFGKWSIVLARRLQAEGGQFQGIVYAIVAAEHFHQLFQRQSFGTSSAMALRTDQALLVARYPAASQDADAGIGKAAVSSEYHQAISRNSEEGWYITPTLIDGVERITAYHRLPGYPLTVFTGLGTEAYMAMWRASAWRAWGLAGLCIALIALGSVALYRLQQRERRIRKEQELVINNDLIGMARLRERKIVWTNPAMRRLLKQPAAALQGASTRMLYPDEASYRRIGEKAYASLLARGKFHAQFQVQNAEGKLLWVDASGTLLNAEESLWILVDIDALKRGEQAANHLANHDALTGLANRRALEETLNQELADGQMLAVCFMDLDGFKQVNDTQGHDAGDEVLRVVAARLTAQARAGDCVARLGGDEFVVLLSGLRTSGEAMSVMKRCMEAVRQPIALDGGVMVQVGSSIGISISTAGSSSANLMQSADEAMYSAKHAGKGRIVQHSGLSQESEA
- a CDS encoding DUF3820 family protein, whose protein sequence is MNAEMLERLVRVPMPYGKYKGRLIADLPGNYLNWFAREGFPKGEIGQLLALMQELDHNGLSGLLEPIRKAAGLPPRAQE
- a CDS encoding sigma-70 family RNA polymerase sigma factor, whose product is MSVVETASHREVAALYTDHHGWLQGWLRRKVGNAFDAADLTQDTFVRILGVREPPRIESPRAYLTTVAKGVLVNWCRRQALERAYLEALALLPEPEAPSPEHRALVLEALHEIDAMLDALPPLVRRTFLLSQLEDMKYDDIALQLGVSLTSVKRYMAQAFRQCLALME